The genomic region GCGTCTCGTATGCGTCATGACAAACTGCACACCTGCGAATGTAAACTGTCGTGTTGTTGGTAATCGCTCACGAATTCCAGTATCATCATTATTACCGGCGACACCAACCAACTGAGTCGCCTCGCGTTGGAGCGCATCTAAAACGGACTCACACATGAAGTCACCTGCGTGCGCGACCATCTCTGCGTTTTGGACCGCTTCATACGTTTGCCCTGATAGTTGGTGATCATCGGTGCTGTGCGTATCGGAGATAACGGTAAGCATACCCAATCTAACTCAAATAAATATAAGAGCAACCGGTTTGATCATGTGTATCAAAATCACACATAAGGTACTTTTGGGATGCCACAGAATTATACTGGAATCATTTGAGATCAGATGCTATGACATGCAATGTGCACGCTGAGGCAAATATACCCGTTAACACAACTAGATAGACGCAGATATTGGCGTATATTGTATTCGTGTCGAAAGGAGTTTGTCATTGACGTACTACATATTCATATGGACCCGCGTATTCGGGATCACGCGCAGACGGTAATTGATCATTCAACTGATATTGACAGTGGGGACCGCGTTGTCATCGGTGCACCTGCAGCAGCCTCAGACCTTGTGATTGCACTCTATGAGGAATGTGCAAATCGAGGTGCGCATCCAGTGTCACTGCAAAATGACTCTCGGGCAACACGCGCATTCTTGCAGAATTATACCGATACTGATGATTTCGAAACGCCATCACACTTGCTTGCATTATATCAGGAAATGGATACATATATTGCTATCCGCGGTGACGAAAACGCGACCGAGACCGCTGATGTCAATCCTGAGACGAACGCTGCATATCGTCGAGCAATGCAGCCAGTGCTTCAAGAACGATTATCAAAGACATGGTGTCTGACACAGTATCCGACCACAGGCAACGCACAGTTAGCTGGAATGAGCACTGAGGCGTATGAGAACTTTGTGTGGGATGCAGTTGGATTAGACTGGAACGCCCAACGCGAGCATCAATCACAATTAGTTGATATTCTTGCTGATGCGGATGAGGTTCGGATCCAATCAGGGTCCAACACAGATGTCACGATGCGTATCGCTGGAAATACCGCGCTTAATGACTACGGTGAAAAGAATCTTCCCGGTGGTGAAGTCTTCACTGCGCCAATCAAGCATTCTGTTGAGGGTGAAGTTCATTTCGATATGCCACTGTATCGACAAGGTCGTGAAATCGAAGATGTTCGAGTGCAATTCAACGAAGGTTATGTTGAGTCCTACAGTGCTGGTCGGAATGAGACGGTTCTTGATGGAATCTTTGCGACTGATGAGGGAGCGCGGTATCTTGGTGAACTTGGTATTGGAATGAATCGTGCTATTGATCAATTTAGCTATAATATGCTTTTTGATGAAAAAATGGGTGACACAGTGCATATGGCTGTCGGGTCTGCGTATGCAGAGACAGTCGGAGAAGATAATGAGCGAAATGAAAGTGCCGAACACGTTGATATGATCGTCGACATGAGTGAAGACTCAACAATTGAAGTCGACGGTGAGATTATCCAGCGCAATGGGACGTTTATTTTCGAAGAAGAGTTTTAAACTAAGCGAAGCACCGTGCCTGTACTCATGGTGTTGAATAAGTTGTCATGAAATCAGCAGAACTGTGATTCTGTGTTTTATCAGATATTTCATATACATATATATAGAATAAATCGAGCGTTTCAAACGCTCATCATATGATGCACAGTCTTATATTTCGAAGAGTACGGTGAAGAATTTTACCGAGGCAATTCACTCGGTCAGTGTGAGATTAAACTGTTCATTTTCGGCAACTGGGTTGAGTACCACACTGGTGTTCGACTCTCGAATGTCGGTATCCGTGAGCAGCTCTTTGATTTGATCATTCATGCCATCGGTATCACGAAATTTCCCGACAGCAATCACATCATAATCACCAGTGACTTCATAAACAGTTGTCATTTGTTTTTGTTTTTCAAGTCGATTTGTGATACTAGGAAGCGCACTTCCTTCGACTTTCAGTTGAATGATTGCTGTCACATCATAGCCGATTGCATCATAATTCACACGTGGGGTGTATCCTTCAACGACGCTTTCATTTTCAAGATCGCGAAGATGGTTCGAGACTGTTGTGACAGAGACATCAAGTTCCTCAGCAAGACTGCGAAGACTAGCTCGACCGTCCCCAAGTAATGCATTAATCAGTTTTGCGTCGAGATTTTCATACGTCATTACACCTATAGACGCTTTGGGGGGATTAGAATTTTACGAATATCCAGTTACTAGCCCAACTTGGGGCATTTGCACCAAGCGATAACGTCTTTATACTGGGCGTATTCGATTTTGACTGTACACAAATATGACGGACGAAAATAAGTCTGATTCGGCAACCACTGACGGTGGACTTTCAGCAGAAGCACAGCGTGTCATCGATCAAATTGAAGAAGGAGATGTTGAATTCCTTCGGTTACAATTTACTGACATACTTGGGACTGTAAAAAACGTCGCAATCCCGGTCTCGCGAGCAGAAAAAGCATTTAAAGATGGGATCTATTTTGATGGATCCAGTATTGAAGGATTCGTCCGGATTCAAGAATCCGATATGCGATTAAAACCAGACCCATCAACATTCGCCGTTCTTCCATGGCGCAGCGGTCGATCAGCACGTCTGATTTGTGATGTGATTAATACATCAACGGGCGAGCCATTTGCAGGTGACCCACGTGCAGTTTTGAAGGAAACAATCGAGCGCGCGAATGAGATGGGGTTCACCATTAATACATCTTCTGAGCCGGAATTCTTCCTCTTTGAAGAGGATGAGGACGGTCGGGCAACGACAAAGACGAATGATGCAGGTGGTTACTTTGATCTTGCACCGAAAGATCTCGCATCAGATATTCGTCGAGAGATTATTCATGGGCTTGAGGAGATGGACTTCAATATTGAGGCAAGCCATCATGAGGTTGCAGAAGGGCAGTACGAGATTAACTTTGAATATGAGAGTGCGCTCACAACCGCTGATAATATCGCGACATTCCGGACGGTTGTTCGCGCAATCGCAGCACAACACGACTTGCATGCGACATTCATGCCAAAGCCAATCGCGAAGATCAACGGCTCGGGAATGCACACGCACATCTCACTATTCGATGAGAACGGAAACAACGCATTCCATGATGAGAGTGATGAGTTTAATCTCTCAGAGACAGCTCATTCATTCCTTGCTGGAGTTCTTGAGCACGCACCGGCTATCACGGCTATTGCAAATCCAACAGTAAATAGCTACAAACGTCTTGTCCCTGGATACGAGGCACCAGTGTATGTCGCGTGGTCTGACCGCAATCGTTCAGCCCTTATTCGAAAGCCGGCTGCGCGGGTTCCAGCAGCCTCACGGATTGAGCTTCGCTCACCAGATCCATCATGTAATCCGTACCTTGCACTTGCAGCAATCATTACTGCTGGATTGAACGGTATTGATGATGGGCTTGAGGCTCCTGATCCAATCCGTGAGAATATTTATGAGTTCGATGAAGAGACTCGGATGGAATATGGAATTGATACTCTCCCAGGTAACCTTGGTGAGGCAATTGATGCACTTGACTCCGATGAAGTTATTCAGGGTGCTCTTGGGGACCATGTGTATAATAAATTCGCTGAAGCAAAAACACAAGAATACGATGAGTTCCGTGTCGATGTCTCTGATTGGGAACTTGATAGATACCTCGAGACATACTGAATTATCATATTAGCTGGTGGAGCACAAACACATCGTTCAGAAACTAATTCAGATTATATAAATCGAACTTTTCTCACGTCAGAACCACCCATAGTTCACATATAGGTAATCGATCAAATTCTTTCGCTGAGAGGTTCAGACTATATTATATGATTCGATCGGTAATAGACGGCGAAGCAAGTATTATTACCGCAGCAAGGCTGCCTGTTGCGATGGCATAAGATGCAATAGAAACGGGATTGATCATCGTTCCAAATTGAGCTACATACACCGTAGTGCTCATTATTACGGTGGTTATCAACGCAGTGAATCCGATGGTGATGCATATTCCGCCGATAATAACAGTTCGTAACGTAATTGGAACTCGTATAGCACCGAATGTTCGTCCATATTTGTGCCAAATAGCAGCACCTGTTGCTGCCATACCAGTTCCAAGAAGAACTGCAATCTCATTCGGTGCAATCATGATAGAGGAGATTGTGAGGATGGCGGCGACTCCGAACATTGCAGTGACATCCGTATGCGTTGGTCGAACAAGCGCGCTCATATTTCCACCCATCTCAAGTCCTGACCCAACGGTCATAATAATAAGAGCTAATAGAGCAACACCAACCGCGATCCCGGCAAAAACATCGACAACATAGTGCACGCCAATAATAACCCGAGACGCAGCGACAATAATAATCACACCACCAGCAAGAGCAACTCGTCGCCACCACTGCCAGCGTTCAGTCAACAACGCTGCTGCGCCCCAAAATACGGTTGTCCCGATTGCATGTCCACTTGGGAAGCCAAACCCACTGCGATATGACACTGGTGGACGGGGCAATGCGAACAAATGCTTCAATCCAACTGTGATCGCGATTGCAGCAATCTCAATAGCAAGAATGAATGCTGCTCGTCGTCGAACAAGAAGTCCGCGTCGACCAAAGAGATATAATATTGATATCATAGCAAATAGTGTATATGGGCTCCCAAGGTGCGTCAATATCCGAAAGACCGCCACTACTATCTCTGGAATATCGCTGAGAACACGTAACTCGCCGATTCCGCGCGTAGCCAATACGCTAAGCACGCTAGAAGATATCATTTCTGTATTATCGAATCCAATCAAGCAAATTCCGGGATGAATCGACTGCATTAAGCCCAGCACCAAAGAGGACGAATAATACATAGAGACCAAGTGTCGAGAGATATATAATGATCATTGCAATTAGCGCAAAGAAATCATCTAAAAGATAAAATGCAGCAATCGTCGTTGCAGTTCCATACAATAAGACAAGATATGGACCCCATCCACGGGCTTTGCCGCGTCGAAGTTGCTTTCGAATATATTGTTCGAGATTTGTTTTGAGTGTTGGTCGGTCAACTGTCCGTGATTCGACTTCCTCCTCAAATGCATCAAGATCGGCTCGAAGGGTCTTAATTTCACGTTGTAACGTCTCGATATCCGGTGCACTTTGTGGGTCGGCTGTTGTGTCAGTTTCGTTGGGATTTGCTGTTGGATTTATTATAGAATCATCCGAAATGGTCGAATCTGGCGCTTGTGTATCCGTTTTTGATCTTGTCGTGTCTGAGTGAGTGTCAGCAGCCTCAGCAGTGTGATCAGCGTTATCTGCATCATCACTGTGGTTGTCTCTATCATGTTCCCCAACAGGTTCGTCTGTATTACGTGACTCCTCATCATCCGCACTCATCATCTAGTCTGGTCTGCATGTCGGTCTGGCATATGTTGTACTTGCCGGTCTGTCCTCAAATTTATCGAATAAAAATACCGTTCACAACTATCTCTCAGAGAGGAAGCCATCGTCATAATTGAATTATCAATAGTCGATTACT from Haloquadratum walsbyi C23 harbors:
- a CDS encoding metallophosphoesterase, translated to MLTVISDTHSTDDHQLSGQTYEAVQNAEMVAHAGDFMCESVLDALQREATQLVGVAGNNDDTGIRERLPTTRQFTFAGVQFVMTHTRRGGPTALSLLGRERDADVVIFGHSHRPTVIESEECTLVNPGSHAQPRGHRAAHAEFDPQPTGELNGRLITVDGDVFESFTITN
- a CDS encoding aminopeptidase, with translation MDPRIRDHAQTVIDHSTDIDSGDRVVIGAPAAASDLVIALYEECANRGAHPVSLQNDSRATRAFLQNYTDTDDFETPSHLLALYQEMDTYIAIRGDENATETADVNPETNAAYRRAMQPVLQERLSKTWCLTQYPTTGNAQLAGMSTEAYENFVWDAVGLDWNAQREHQSQLVDILADADEVRIQSGSNTDVTMRIAGNTALNDYGEKNLPGGEVFTAPIKHSVEGEVHFDMPLYRQGREIEDVRVQFNEGYVESYSAGRNETVLDGIFATDEGARYLGELGIGMNRAIDQFSYNMLFDEKMGDTVHMAVGSAYAETVGEDNERNESAEHVDMIVDMSEDSTIEVDGEIIQRNGTFIFEEEF
- the lrp gene encoding HTH-type transcriptional regulator Lrp, giving the protein MTYENLDAKLINALLGDGRASLRSLAEELDVSVTTVSNHLRDLENESVVEGYTPRVNYDAIGYDVTAIIQLKVEGSALPSITNRLEKQKQMTTVYEVTGDYDVIAVGKFRDTDGMNDQIKELLTDTDIRESNTSVVLNPVAENEQFNLTLTE
- the glnA gene encoding type I glutamate--ammonia ligase; protein product: MTDENKSDSATTDGGLSAEAQRVIDQIEEGDVEFLRLQFTDILGTVKNVAIPVSRAEKAFKDGIYFDGSSIEGFVRIQESDMRLKPDPSTFAVLPWRSGRSARLICDVINTSTGEPFAGDPRAVLKETIERANEMGFTINTSSEPEFFLFEEDEDGRATTKTNDAGGYFDLAPKDLASDIRREIIHGLEEMDFNIEASHHEVAEGQYEINFEYESALTTADNIATFRTVVRAIAAQHDLHATFMPKPIAKINGSGMHTHISLFDENGNNAFHDESDEFNLSETAHSFLAGVLEHAPAITAIANPTVNSYKRLVPGYEAPVYVAWSDRNRSALIRKPAARVPAASRIELRSPDPSCNPYLALAAIITAGLNGIDDGLEAPDPIRENIYEFDEETRMEYGIDTLPGNLGEAIDALDSDEVIQGALGDHVYNKFAEAKTQEYDEFRVDVSDWELDRYLETY
- a CDS encoding phosphatase PAP2 family protein, translating into MQSIHPGICLIGFDNTEMISSSVLSVLATRGIGELRVLSDIPEIVVAVFRILTHLGSPYTLFAMISILYLFGRRGLLVRRRAAFILAIEIAAIAITVGLKHLFALPRPPVSYRSGFGFPSGHAIGTTVFWGAAALLTERWQWWRRVALAGGVIIIVAASRVIIGVHYVVDVFAGIAVGVALLALIIMTVGSGLEMGGNMSALVRPTHTDVTAMFGVAAILTISSIMIAPNEIAVLLGTGMAATGAAIWHKYGRTFGAIRVPITLRTVIIGGICITIGFTALITTVIMSTTVYVAQFGTMINPVSIASYAIATGSLAAVIILASPSITDRII